In a genomic window of Candidatus Binatia bacterium:
- a CDS encoding cysteine hydrolase, whose amino-acid sequence MSLDLDPKKAALLVVELQNDMVHESNVGKRGLGGALAEAVHRRGVLPKVARLLAVAREHAVPVFYINVANKPGFPRPRARIYALAAKRGPLLVEGTWGAQTHEAVKPAPQDYVLERTTSVDGSYGTGLYAILAQLRREQLAVCGVSTTFAVEGIVRASLNRGYEMFVVEDCCAGVPQEWHDWSIRNTLPLLATITDAASLEAAIRG is encoded by the coding sequence ATGAGCCTCGACCTCGATCCGAAGAAGGCGGCGCTGCTCGTCGTCGAGCTGCAGAACGACATGGTGCACGAGTCGAACGTCGGGAAGCGCGGCCTCGGCGGCGCGCTCGCCGAGGCGGTGCACCGTCGCGGCGTGCTGCCGAAGGTCGCGCGACTGCTCGCCGTCGCGCGCGAGCACGCGGTGCCGGTCTTCTACATCAACGTCGCGAACAAGCCGGGCTTCCCGCGTCCGCGCGCGCGCATCTACGCGCTCGCCGCCAAGCGCGGTCCGCTGCTCGTCGAGGGCACGTGGGGCGCGCAGACGCACGAGGCCGTCAAGCCGGCGCCGCAGGACTACGTGCTCGAGCGCACCACGTCGGTCGACGGCTCGTACGGCACCGGGCTCTACGCGATCCTCGCACAGCTCCGCCGCGAGCAGCTCGCGGTCTGCGGCGTCTCGACGACGTTCGCGGTCGAGGGCATCGTGCGCGCGTCGCTCAACCGCGGCTACGAGATGTTCGTCGTCGAGGATTGCTGCGCCGGCGTGCCGCAGGAGTGGCACGACTGGTCGATCCGCAACACGCTGCCGCTGCTCGCGACGATCACGGACGCGGCCTCTCTCGAGGCCGCGATCCGCGGCTGA
- a CDS encoding ABC transporter permease, whose protein sequence is MNPTKPTFVANAGRQVIELASFVGSLVVFLASSARTIVRRGFPVRVVVLQLYEIGLKTLPLTAIASFAIGVVLALQTIVMLRKFGAVHYVAVVVGLSVTKELGPVVTALMVAGRAGSGISAELGSMKVTRQIDALQVLAVDPRQYLVATRILACVLAVPLLAAISDLLGILGGALVAVTAGGVPPSTYLETTLYYVTLNDLLTGLGKTVIFGLIVGTTASFYGFRTEGGTSGVGRATTNTVVTASLMIFITDVFMTQILVSLGF, encoded by the coding sequence ATGAATCCGACCAAACCGACATTCGTCGCCAACGCGGGCCGCCAGGTGATCGAGCTCGCGAGCTTCGTGGGCAGCCTGGTCGTCTTCCTCGCGAGCTCGGCGCGGACGATCGTGCGACGCGGCTTCCCGGTGCGCGTCGTCGTGCTGCAGCTCTACGAGATCGGCCTCAAGACGCTGCCGCTCACCGCGATTGCGTCGTTCGCGATCGGCGTCGTGCTCGCGCTGCAGACGATCGTCATGCTGCGCAAGTTCGGCGCGGTCCACTACGTCGCGGTGGTGGTGGGGCTGTCGGTCACCAAGGAGCTCGGGCCGGTGGTGACGGCGCTCATGGTCGCGGGACGCGCCGGATCGGGCATCAGCGCCGAGCTCGGCTCGATGAAGGTGACGCGCCAGATCGACGCGCTGCAGGTGCTCGCGGTCGACCCGCGGCAGTACCTGGTCGCGACGCGCATCCTCGCCTGCGTGCTCGCCGTGCCGCTGCTCGCGGCGATCTCCGACCTGCTCGGCATCCTCGGCGGCGCGCTGGTCGCGGTGACCGCGGGCGGCGTGCCGCCGTCGACCTACCTCGAGACGACGCTCTACTACGTGACGCTCAACGACCTGCTGACCGGCCTCGGCAAGACGGTGATCTTCGGGCTGATCGTGGGCACGACGGCGTCGTTCTACGGCTTCCGCACCGAGGGCGGCACGAGCGGCGTCGGGCGCGCGACCACCAACACCGTGGTCACCGCCTCGCTGATGATCTTCATCACCGACGTCTTCATGACGCAGATCCTGGTTTCCCTTGGCTTCTGA
- the thrC gene encoding threonine synthase: MKYRCWFQCIDPECGEKYDIFEIVYRCRRCGELLEVEHDEERLKRTSAEGWRRLFDRRIRSTTWPYGSGVWCRKEMVLPLVPNDDIVSMYEGGSNLFWAERFGREIGLPDLWVKQCGNSHTGSFKDLGMTVLVSVVKAMRSRGQHIPAVACASTGDTSAALAAYCAAAGIPSVVLLPRNKVSLAQLVQPISNGAIVLSLDTDFDGCMRTVQELTEKENIYLANSMNSLRIEGQKTVGMEICQQFDWEVPDTIIIPGGNLGNVSALGKGFLMMERLGMIHTRPRIVVAQAEHANPLYLAYKTGFKEFRPVQAKTTLASAIQIGNPVSYKKAVRTLQEFDGIVEQASEEELADAAAQADRTGMFNCPHTGVALAVLLKLLKRGVIERDEKVVVISTAHGLKFADQKAAYHLKQLPGIASRFANQPIELPNDLGRVRDALHRHIDALGNATKQFVEHAS, translated from the coding sequence ATGAAGTACCGCTGCTGGTTCCAGTGCATCGACCCGGAGTGCGGCGAGAAGTACGACATCTTCGAGATCGTCTATCGCTGCCGCCGGTGCGGTGAGCTGCTCGAGGTCGAGCACGACGAGGAGCGCCTCAAGCGCACCAGCGCCGAGGGCTGGCGGCGGCTCTTCGACCGACGCATCCGCTCGACGACGTGGCCGTACGGCTCGGGCGTCTGGTGCCGGAAGGAGATGGTCCTGCCGCTCGTGCCCAACGACGACATCGTCAGCATGTACGAGGGCGGCTCGAACCTGTTCTGGGCCGAGCGTTTCGGGCGCGAGATCGGGCTGCCCGACCTGTGGGTCAAGCAGTGCGGCAACTCGCACACCGGGTCGTTCAAGGACCTCGGGATGACCGTGCTGGTGAGCGTCGTGAAGGCCATGCGCTCGCGCGGTCAGCACATCCCGGCGGTCGCCTGCGCCTCGACCGGCGACACGTCCGCCGCGCTCGCGGCGTACTGCGCGGCGGCCGGCATCCCGTCGGTCGTGCTCCTGCCGCGCAACAAGGTGTCGCTCGCGCAGCTCGTGCAGCCGATCTCGAACGGCGCCATCGTGCTGTCGCTCGACACCGACTTCGACGGCTGCATGCGCACCGTCCAGGAGCTCACCGAGAAGGAGAACATCTACCTCGCCAACTCGATGAACTCCTTGCGCATCGAGGGCCAGAAGACCGTCGGGATGGAGATCTGCCAGCAGTTCGACTGGGAGGTGCCGGACACGATCATCATCCCCGGCGGCAACCTCGGCAACGTGAGCGCGCTCGGCAAGGGCTTCCTGATGATGGAGCGCCTCGGCATGATCCACACTCGGCCGCGCATCGTGGTCGCGCAGGCCGAGCACGCAAACCCGCTCTACCTCGCGTACAAGACGGGCTTCAAGGAGTTCCGCCCGGTGCAGGCGAAGACCACGCTCGCGAGCGCCATCCAGATCGGCAATCCGGTCAGCTACAAGAAGGCGGTCCGGACGCTGCAGGAGTTCGACGGCATCGTCGAGCAGGCGAGCGAGGAAGAGCTCGCCGACGCCGCCGCGCAAGCGGACCGCACCGGAATGTTCAACTGCCCGCACACCGGCGTCGCGCTCGCCGTGCTGCTCAAGCTCTTGAAACGCGGGGTCATCGAGCGCGACGAGAAGGTGGTCGTGATCTCGACTGCACACGGACTCAAGTTCGCCGACCAGAAGGCGGCCTATCACCTCAAGCAGCTCCCCGGCATCGCGTCGCGCTTTGCGAACCAGCCGATCGAGCTGCCCAACGACCTCGGTCGCGTGCGCGACGCCCTGCACCGTCACATCGACGCGCTCGGCAACGCGACCAAGCAGTTCGTGGAGCACGCGTCGTGA
- a CDS encoding ABC transporter ATP-binding protein, translated as MASEKIAPTTTSASEGASDGRVLVEFRNLHKSFGDKQVLRGVDLRVNRGETQVIMGSSGSGKSVLLSMLVGLLTPDAGQVLVDGEDVTRFKTIDEWRHVWLRTGFLFQGAALFDSMTVGENIAFPLRQHRKLSEDEIAARVAEVLSWIELEGIEDKMPAELSGGMQKRVGLARSIVLEPEIVVYDEPTTGLDPLTSDTISELIRRLQRERHVTSIVVTHDVRCAFLVADRVAMLDEGKILVEGPLEEIKQSPNAKLRAFLYG; from the coding sequence TTGGCTTCTGAGAAGATCGCGCCGACGACGACCAGCGCTTCGGAGGGCGCGAGCGACGGCCGCGTCCTGGTCGAGTTCCGCAACCTGCACAAGTCCTTCGGCGACAAGCAGGTGCTGCGCGGCGTCGACCTGCGCGTCAACCGCGGCGAGACCCAGGTCATCATGGGCAGCAGCGGCTCGGGCAAGTCGGTGCTGCTGAGCATGCTGGTGGGATTGCTGACGCCCGACGCAGGTCAGGTGCTGGTCGACGGCGAGGACGTGACGCGCTTCAAGACGATCGACGAGTGGCGGCACGTCTGGCTGCGCACGGGCTTTCTGTTCCAGGGCGCGGCGCTCTTCGACTCGATGACGGTCGGCGAGAACATCGCCTTCCCGCTGCGTCAGCACCGCAAGCTCTCGGAGGACGAGATCGCAGCGCGCGTCGCCGAGGTGCTGTCGTGGATCGAGCTCGAGGGCATCGAGGACAAGATGCCGGCCGAGCTCTCCGGCGGCATGCAGAAGCGCGTCGGGCTCGCGCGCTCGATCGTGCTCGAGCCCGAGATCGTGGTGTACGACGAGCCGACGACGGGCCTCGACCCGCTCACCTCGGACACCATCAGCGAGCTCATCCGGCGGCTGCAGCGGGAGCGCCACGTGACGTCGATCGTCGTGACGCACGACGTCCGCTGCGCTTTCCTGGTGGCGGACCGGGTGGCGATGCTCGACGAGGGGAAGATTCTGGTCGAGGGACCGCTCGAGGAGATCAAGCAGAGCCCGAACGCGAAGCTGCGCGCGTTCCTGTATGGCTGA
- a CDS encoding DUF1302 family protein produces the protein MDVRSCVKGIGRKLDRAIALIIAASTTSLVASQAHALYLDENQLLSLRMRAYSQVTFATENSQRFVTDPPKFAGQVMQWRNFFNPEFEVKATSLLPEGWLDDFSGRLALWGFYDGLYDFGPKQYRKRAAEIKFHQGPHGAFQTKGDTRNQAIAGNALARNVRDIYARRIRVNEAYVNISKGPLFVRIGRQAISWGEADTIGLLDANNPFDTTIAPGAFIEIDEARIPLWTLRATYQLFTDLGPMSSGFIDAYWVPGWLDTTVSPLQMQSGSPFSAPPPAPGPAVEVFQRRPQPKTGNSRWGVRFQTVIGDYTTSVWFYKTFPTEPVAINLGLSPVTGRLVTSTEYPLVNVIGTATSWYSDLLNAIVRTEVEVFNNQPGFRVDTNIERGLSPECNAPGPKNFAACGRYDKINLIRGELGIDRNIFIRWLNPSNSFIWVTAFVFTANPDETKYKDYRASGVLKPSALIRQGRGGAPAGSVVEGCNGGPGGCDFVNNPVFDYFFQTHLESNFMHGKLNAGITAVMNGRGALGIWPDLVYRVSDSFILSSRYINIHTFGSENNGFGPGLGLFRDRDEIWFRATYQLN, from the coding sequence ATGGATGTTCGATCGTGCGTCAAGGGGATCGGCCGGAAGCTCGATCGTGCGATCGCCCTGATCATCGCGGCGTCGACGACGTCGCTCGTCGCCTCCCAGGCGCACGCCCTCTACCTCGACGAGAACCAGCTGTTGAGCCTGCGCATGCGGGCCTACAGCCAGGTGACGTTCGCGACCGAGAACAGCCAGCGCTTCGTCACCGACCCGCCGAAGTTCGCGGGCCAGGTCATGCAGTGGCGCAACTTCTTCAACCCCGAGTTCGAGGTGAAGGCGACGTCGCTCTTGCCGGAAGGCTGGCTCGACGACTTCAGCGGACGTCTCGCGCTGTGGGGCTTCTACGACGGCCTCTACGACTTCGGCCCCAAGCAGTACCGGAAGCGCGCCGCCGAGATCAAATTTCACCAGGGTCCGCACGGCGCGTTCCAGACCAAGGGCGACACGCGCAATCAGGCGATCGCGGGCAACGCGCTCGCGCGCAACGTGCGCGACATCTACGCGCGCCGCATCCGCGTCAACGAGGCGTACGTCAACATCTCGAAGGGCCCGCTGTTCGTGCGCATCGGCCGCCAGGCGATCTCCTGGGGCGAGGCCGACACGATCGGTCTGCTCGACGCGAACAATCCGTTCGACACCACGATCGCGCCGGGCGCGTTCATCGAGATCGACGAAGCGCGCATCCCGCTGTGGACGCTGCGCGCGACCTACCAGCTGTTCACCGACCTCGGCCCGATGTCGAGCGGCTTCATCGACGCGTACTGGGTTCCCGGATGGCTCGACACCACGGTGTCGCCGCTGCAGATGCAGAGCGGCAGCCCGTTCTCCGCGCCGCCGCCCGCGCCGGGTCCCGCGGTCGAGGTGTTCCAGCGTCGCCCGCAGCCGAAGACCGGCAACTCGCGCTGGGGCGTCCGCTTCCAGACGGTGATCGGCGACTACACGACCAGCGTCTGGTTCTACAAGACGTTCCCGACCGAGCCGGTTGCGATCAACCTCGGCCTCTCGCCCGTCACCGGGCGCCTCGTCACCTCCACCGAGTACCCGCTCGTCAACGTCATCGGCACCGCGACGTCGTGGTACAGCGACCTCCTGAACGCGATCGTGCGCACCGAGGTCGAGGTGTTCAACAACCAGCCCGGCTTTCGCGTCGACACCAACATCGAGCGCGGCCTCAGCCCCGAGTGCAACGCGCCGGGTCCGAAGAACTTCGCGGCCTGCGGCCGCTACGACAAGATCAACCTGATCCGCGGCGAGCTCGGCATCGACCGCAACATCTTCATCCGCTGGCTGAATCCGTCGAACAGCTTCATCTGGGTGACGGCGTTCGTCTTCACCGCGAACCCCGACGAGACCAAGTACAAGGACTACCGCGCGAGCGGCGTCCTGAAGCCGTCGGCGCTGATCCGTCAGGGCAGGGGCGGGGCGCCGGCCGGCTCGGTCGTCGAGGGCTGCAACGGCGGTCCGGGCGGCTGCGACTTCGTCAACAACCCCGTGTTCGACTACTTCTTCCAGACGCACCTCGAGTCGAACTTCATGCACGGCAAGTTGAACGCCGGCATCACGGCCGTGATGAACGGCCGGGGCGCGCTCGGCATCTGGCCGGACCTCGTCTACCGCGTGAGCGACTCGTTCATCCTCAGCTCGCGGTACATCAACATCCACACCTTCGGCAGCGAGAACAACGGCTTCGGCCCCGGCCTCGGCCTGTTCCGCGACCGCGACGAGATCTGGTTCCGGGCGACCTACCAGCTCAACTGA
- a CDS encoding PBP1A family penicillin-binding protein, with protein MEAGAEVQRRRSPRLLRRALLLLAVAVGAAVFLLDRQVVRGFGEARWRHPVRIYAAPRAVAVGMDVDAAGIADELQELGYRAVTERPTEPGTFRRTGQRLDIYLNPSPNPDGYGERPAQRVTLELDGGKRVRSIETDDGAQVQTISLEPRRLEGLFTSHWTGRRPLRLEDVPPVVVDAVLAAEDYRFLSHRGIDLGALLRALRVNWLAGEVKQGGSTITQQIVKNHFLTQERTISRKLREIPMALLLEARFDKREILECYLATVYLGHDRLVGIYGFAEGAAVYFGKSVSELTLAEGALLAGMIRAPNVYSPLRHPEHAIRRRNEVLDRMLELGWIEPEQAQKAREEKLEPPKGRGAPSEVWFMQQVRRELREEALDPTRLAFGSEVYTTLDYRLQRIASEEVEAAGRRFDREQPGKETVQIAVVALDPRDGSLRALVGGRNFLASQLDRAIRTRRQVGSLFKPFVYLAAIGDRRSGITPATILHDEPITLRYDRTTWSPKNVDDRYRGPVTVRNALENSLNVPVVQLAESYGVERIAQFGDRLGLVSAGLPRVPALALGAFESSLLRVTAAYTLFPRGGDRVVPRSIATVKAPSGVVLLRGGERSEDVARADATYVVHSMLEGVVDHGTASQVRRAGLRGAIAGKTGTSDDSRDAWFVGYTPTLVVGVWVGFDDDRPLRGGAAQLAVPVWTAIMKRALAGLPGEQFEVPRGVELVSVEASSGKLAAEGCGPAITEVFLAGTAPRESCAREVTRQVARTDPASAVKQVREAVEEWFAALPGKIGALFGGGARRR; from the coding sequence GTGGAAGCCGGCGCGGAAGTGCAGCGCCGCCGCTCCCCGCGGCTCCTCCGGCGGGCGCTCCTCCTGCTCGCGGTGGCGGTGGGTGCGGCCGTGTTCCTGCTCGATCGCCAGGTGGTGCGGGGCTTCGGCGAAGCTCGCTGGCGACACCCGGTGCGGATCTACGCCGCGCCGCGCGCGGTCGCGGTCGGCATGGACGTCGACGCCGCCGGGATCGCCGACGAGCTGCAGGAGCTCGGCTACCGCGCGGTCACCGAGCGTCCGACCGAGCCGGGGACGTTCCGCCGCACCGGGCAGCGTCTCGACATCTACCTGAACCCGTCGCCCAACCCCGACGGCTACGGCGAGCGCCCCGCGCAGCGCGTGACGCTCGAGCTCGACGGCGGCAAGCGCGTGCGCTCGATCGAGACCGACGACGGCGCGCAGGTGCAGACGATCAGCCTCGAGCCGCGGCGGCTCGAGGGGCTCTTCACCTCGCACTGGACGGGACGGCGTCCGCTGCGTCTCGAGGACGTGCCGCCCGTCGTGGTCGACGCCGTGCTCGCGGCCGAGGACTACCGCTTCCTCTCGCACCGCGGCATCGACCTCGGCGCGCTGCTGCGCGCGCTGCGCGTCAACTGGCTCGCGGGCGAGGTGAAGCAGGGCGGCAGCACGATCACGCAGCAGATCGTCAAGAACCACTTCCTGACCCAGGAGCGGACGATCAGCCGCAAGCTGCGCGAGATCCCGATGGCGCTGCTGCTCGAGGCGCGCTTCGACAAGCGCGAGATCCTCGAGTGCTACCTCGCGACCGTCTACCTCGGGCACGATCGCCTGGTCGGCATCTACGGCTTCGCGGAAGGGGCCGCCGTCTACTTCGGCAAGTCGGTCTCGGAGCTGACGCTCGCCGAGGGCGCGCTGCTCGCCGGCATGATCCGGGCGCCGAACGTCTACTCGCCGCTGCGCCACCCGGAGCACGCGATCCGGCGGCGCAACGAGGTGCTCGACCGCATGCTCGAGCTCGGCTGGATCGAGCCCGAGCAGGCGCAGAAGGCGCGCGAGGAGAAGCTCGAGCCGCCGAAGGGGCGCGGCGCGCCGAGCGAGGTCTGGTTCATGCAGCAGGTCCGGCGCGAGCTGCGCGAGGAGGCGCTCGACCCGACCCGCCTCGCGTTCGGCAGCGAGGTCTACACGACGCTCGACTACCGCCTGCAGCGCATCGCCAGCGAGGAGGTCGAGGCGGCGGGACGCCGCTTCGATCGCGAGCAGCCGGGCAAGGAGACCGTGCAGATCGCGGTCGTCGCGCTCGACCCGCGCGACGGCTCGCTGCGCGCGCTGGTCGGCGGCCGCAACTTCCTCGCGAGCCAGCTCGACCGTGCGATCCGCACCCGCCGTCAGGTGGGCTCGCTGTTCAAGCCGTTCGTCTATCTCGCGGCGATCGGCGACCGGAGAAGCGGCATCACGCCGGCGACCATCCTGCACGACGAGCCGATCACGCTGCGCTACGACCGCACGACCTGGTCGCCGAAGAACGTCGACGACCGCTACCGCGGCCCGGTGACGGTGCGCAACGCGCTCGAGAACTCGCTCAACGTGCCGGTGGTGCAGCTCGCGGAGAGCTACGGCGTCGAGCGCATCGCGCAGTTCGGCGACCGCCTGGGGCTGGTCAGCGCCGGGCTGCCGCGCGTGCCGGCGCTCGCGCTCGGCGCCTTCGAGAGCTCGCTCTTGCGCGTGACGGCGGCCTACACGCTGTTCCCGCGCGGCGGCGATCGCGTCGTGCCGCGCTCGATCGCGACGGTGAAGGCGCCGTCGGGAGTGGTGCTGCTGCGGGGCGGGGAGCGCAGCGAGGACGTCGCGCGCGCGGACGCGACCTACGTCGTGCACTCGATGCTCGAGGGCGTCGTCGACCACGGCACGGCGAGCCAGGTGCGGCGTGCCGGTCTGCGCGGCGCGATCGCCGGCAAGACCGGCACCAGCGACGACTCGCGCGATGCCTGGTTCGTCGGCTACACGCCGACGCTGGTCGTCGGCGTCTGGGTGGGCTTCGACGACGACCGGCCGCTGCGCGGCGGCGCGGCCCAGCTCGCCGTCCCGGTGTGGACCGCGATCATGAAGCGCGCGCTCGCCGGCCTGCCGGGCGAGCAGTTCGAGGTGCCGCGCGGGGTCGAGCTGGTGTCGGTCGAAGCCTCGTCCGGCAAGCTCGCGGCGGAGGGCTGCGGTCCGGCGATCACCGAGGTGTTCCTCGCGGGGACCGCGCCGCGCGAGTCGTGCGCGCGCGAGGTCACGCGGCAGGTCGCGCGCACCGATCCCGCGTCCGCCGTCAAGCAGGTGCGCGAAGCCGTCGAGGAGTGGTTCGCGGCGCTGCCGGGCAAGATCGGCGCGCTGTTCGGCGGTGGCGCGCGCCGTCGTTAG
- a CDS encoding MlaD family protein, with protein MSRETERRRETIVGVFVLVALAAATVMVVMLGANQRIFEKRFRVNAIFGTVSGLRAGAPVFVAGVHVGSVERLRFVPADTYQPTADEPADAEPKPIGRVGKVEVVMNIEERFHEQIRTDSVATIASVGLLGDKSVEISVGSAQAPIIPAGATLRSQDPLTLTDIIDQIEPIRDKLDKILGDIASATGNLTDEQSPIQRSLESMSNILAKVDAGEGTIGRLINSPSVEEELTGTLTNAREVLLSAQGTIEQIRIATSDLPATMQSMRKAAGEIAQLSETLRESAQHFPTIVEDLKVVAENLKVASDTFPMLALETQRGIREATTVFDAAGKTIFLRGYIDQKTQQLPAAMERIDSSIEPSMGAAPAAGAR; from the coding sequence ATGAGCAGAGAAACGGAGCGTCGCCGCGAGACCATCGTCGGCGTGTTCGTGCTCGTCGCGCTGGCGGCGGCCACCGTGATGGTGGTCATGCTCGGGGCGAACCAGCGCATCTTCGAGAAGCGGTTTCGCGTCAACGCGATCTTCGGCACGGTGAGCGGTCTGCGCGCGGGTGCGCCGGTGTTCGTCGCCGGCGTGCACGTCGGCTCGGTCGAGCGGCTTCGCTTCGTGCCCGCCGATACCTACCAGCCGACCGCCGACGAGCCGGCCGACGCGGAGCCGAAGCCGATCGGCCGCGTCGGCAAGGTCGAGGTCGTGATGAACATCGAGGAGCGCTTCCACGAGCAGATCCGCACCGACTCGGTCGCGACCATCGCCTCCGTCGGCCTGCTCGGCGACAAGTCGGTCGAGATCTCGGTCGGCAGCGCGCAGGCGCCGATCATTCCCGCCGGCGCCACGCTGCGCAGCCAGGACCCGCTGACGCTCACCGACATCATCGACCAGATCGAGCCGATCCGCGACAAGCTCGACAAGATCCTCGGCGACATCGCGTCGGCGACCGGCAACCTGACCGACGAGCAGTCGCCGATCCAGCGCTCGCTCGAGAGCATGAGCAACATCCTCGCGAAGGTCGACGCCGGCGAGGGCACGATCGGCCGGCTGATCAACTCGCCGTCGGTCGAGGAGGAGCTCACGGGCACGCTGACCAACGCGCGCGAGGTGCTGCTCTCGGCGCAGGGGACGATCGAGCAGATCCGCATCGCGACCTCGGACCTGCCGGCGACCATGCAGTCGATGCGCAAGGCGGCCGGCGAGATCGCCCAGCTCTCGGAGACGCTGCGCGAGAGCGCGCAGCACTTCCCGACCATCGTCGAGGATCTGAAGGTCGTCGCCGAGAACTTGAAGGTCGCCTCGGACACCTTCCCGATGCTCGCGCTCGAGACCCAGCGCGGCATCCGCGAGGCGACCACGGTGTTCGACGCCGCCGGCAAGACGATCTTCCTGCGCGGCTACATCGACCAGAAGACGCAGCAGCTACCGGCGGCGATGGAGCGCATCGACAGCTCGATCGAGCCTAGCATGGGGGCCGCGCCCGCGGCGGGTGCGCGCTAG
- a CDS encoding tetratricopeptide repeat protein produces the protein MRSDAIKRAALLALAAGTLACSATSSSDRTGVRADARTLEQSSFEAAQRGDLERARILEERALLGYRSIDDTAAIAGALNRVGNLRQRTGDPEGARLAYLEAQSLARLTGDGAEEAAALSNLGTLYEESGDLAAADAHYQQARAVAEAAGADATLATILNNQALLARKQGDPQRAISLLESALKIDRKRGNEAGAANRLRNLGAVHASVGNRAAAVAALEEALQIDRRRENIPEIALDLVTLSEVNAQDPASLPLAINQRRRAADIHRLLDRTTQLRSDEAAIAAWCDTLRTLDPGAVSPVDCAVGESGADGSTAAR, from the coding sequence ATGCGGTCCGACGCGATCAAGCGTGCGGCGCTGCTCGCGCTCGCGGCGGGGACGCTCGCGTGCTCGGCGACGAGCAGCAGCGATCGCACCGGCGTGCGCGCCGACGCCCGCACGCTCGAGCAATCGAGCTTCGAGGCGGCGCAGCGCGGCGACCTCGAGCGCGCGCGGATCCTCGAGGAGCGCGCGCTGCTCGGCTACCGCAGCATCGACGACACCGCGGCGATCGCGGGCGCGCTGAACCGCGTCGGCAACCTGCGCCAGCGTACCGGCGATCCGGAAGGCGCGCGTCTCGCGTACCTCGAAGCGCAGAGCCTCGCGCGGCTCACCGGCGACGGCGCGGAGGAGGCCGCGGCGCTGAGTAACCTCGGCACGCTGTACGAGGAGTCCGGCGACCTCGCGGCGGCGGACGCGCACTACCAGCAAGCGCGCGCGGTCGCCGAGGCCGCCGGCGCGGACGCGACGCTCGCGACGATCCTCAACAACCAGGCGCTGCTCGCGCGCAAGCAGGGCGATCCGCAGCGTGCGATCTCGCTGCTCGAGTCGGCGCTCAAGATCGACCGCAAGCGCGGCAACGAGGCCGGCGCGGCGAACCGGCTGCGCAACCTGGGCGCGGTGCACGCGTCGGTCGGCAATCGCGCCGCCGCGGTGGCCGCGCTCGAGGAGGCGCTCCAGATCGACCGCCGGCGCGAGAACATCCCGGAGATCGCGCTCGACCTCGTCACGCTGAGCGAGGTCAACGCGCAGGATCCGGCGTCGCTGCCGCTCGCGATCAACCAGCGTCGGCGCGCGGCGGACATCCACCGGCTGCTCGACCGCACGACGCAGCTGCGCAGCGACGAGGCCGCGATCGCGGCCTGGTGCGACACGCTGCGGACGCTCGATCCGGGCGCCGTGTCGCCGGTCGACTGCGCGGTGGGCGAGAGCGGCGCGGACGGCTCGACGGCCGCGCGCTGA